The genomic stretch ttgaagttttgaagtttcaagttgcctacatacccttagttgaggagggatcaagtcatgacgtagttcaaatgactgatggtttttttttttattttttttatttttttgattttgatgatgattttgccgtacacagtttatgctcttgcgggctaGGAGCGTGGCGCGTTTGCTTTaagggtagtagcgcttcaaaaatctgtagttgatggggccgatcttcaagcCGTCTTCTGCCATAATTAAGTAGGCGCCGTTGGTGTGGACCTCTTGTATTATGTAGGGTCcgtcccactttgatgtgaacttgctttttgtcttgtgagttATGATGATAGGTCTACGCAATGCCAGCATGAGATCTCCtacttggaaagaccttgggcggacttttttgttgaatgccttggataaccgtgcttggtagcattccaagtgttgttgagcttcgagccttctttcATCCAgtgcttccaactcttgaaggcgcaactttgcattttcttcatcagtcaagccttcttgtatagccatccttagtgagcggatttgactttcgagtggtagaacagcttccacgccatatacgagagaataaggcgtagcttgggtgggagtcctatgtgtagtcctatatgcccaaagcgcttcacttattctttcatgccagtctctctttgttcgaccgattacctttttcaggaggttgcacaacgtcttgttgaatgcttccgcgaaGCCGTTGGCCgaagcatgatacatggaagacttgtgctgcttgaacttgtatttatcgcaaagctcgtccacgagttggttggagaactgctttccattgtcagtgataatgtagcgaggaacaccatatcggtggatgatatgctccttgatgaaacgaacaataGTTTCCTTTTTgacttcccttaaaggtatggcttcagcctacttggagaagtaatctgttgcagctaggatgtaagcttctcctgcagatgactttggcgtaattggtcctacaacgtccaatccccatgcgtcgaacggccatgaagcaactgtagggtgtaatggttcaggcggttgatgtatgaagttggcgtggaattggcaggcttggcaccttttggcatGTTCCAGGcaatccttcaccatgctcggccagtagtaacccattcttttgagctggaaatgtagctttggtccagactggTGCGCTctacacacacctgaatgtgcttcttccatggcttgattggcttcttcctcacctaggcatttcaggagcactccttcaaaagaacgtcggtagagtgttcctttgtagtaaaggaagcgatgTGCTCGTtgacgtatttcggaacggcgtctaagatcatctggaagctttccgtgctctaagtagtcgatcagcggctatctccactcttcagcatcgactggaagtactgagatgacatttgtatcgtccagtgacatttcattaacgagcggaatcacctatctttggcaaactggcacgtctgcagcttcatcttttcctagtgtcatactcgaggccaGATTgacgagagcgtctgccatttgattttcctttcttggcacatgttctagtgtcacggcttcgaacttttgtagcagttgagtcgccagccggaagtatgggacgagatcatctttcctcacctcatattcagttaagagttaattgattatgagcttggaatcgccatatacctcaagagttgtgatttccatgttgatcgccatttggagcccgatgatcaatgcttggtactcagcaacattgttggagcatagctcactcagttggaaggagtaaggtagtatttgcctttgtggcgacatgaatactacttctgcccccgctccgtctgctcgtgcggatccaTCGAAaaacatcgtccatgtcgggaagatgtcgatgtataACACCTtctcgtcaggcaagtcgtctgagattttccaatcagccgggattggatgatcggcaaggaagtctgctagtgCTTATCTCTTGACagctttagctgggacgtagatgatctcatattgattaagaagcaaagcccatttagcgagtctCCCTGTCAAGACTCGCTTGGACA from Pyrus communis chromosome 7, drPyrComm1.1, whole genome shotgun sequence encodes the following:
- the LOC137740631 gene encoding uncharacterized protein, which gives rise to MAIQEGLTDEENAKLRLQELEALDERRLEAQQHLECYQARLSKAFNKKVRPRSFQVGDLMLALRRPIIITHKTKSKFTSKWDGPYIIQEVHTNGAYLIMAEDGLKIGPINYRFLKRYYP